In a genomic window of Streptomyces sp. SJL17-4:
- a CDS encoding serine hydrolase, with protein MTEESRTGRGPSRRAFGGGVLALGGALMIGSIPGAAAAQEPEPGSRVDARGGGAGAGARGTTLRRGSAARAGLLPEHLDRLVTDAESFLGPSPAHPWYAGAVLLAGRGGTVALHRPIGMAVRYAAYDEKTDTGVELPPHEQVPMAEDTVFDLASVSKLFTSILAVQQIERGALELEERVTAYLPEFGGGGKQDVTVRQLLTHTSGFRAWIPLYKEPTREGKLRLIWDEALANPPGSRYLYSDLNLITLQLILEEITGLGLDVLLHDEITAPLGMHRTRFNPPLSWRPGIAATEDARPPWSGLDRGMVRGEVHDENAHSLGGVAGHAGIFSRAWDLAILARTLLNGGAYGRARILSPASVELMFTDFNTAFPGDEHGLGFELYQHWYMGAMATPRTAGHTGFTGTSLVLDPTTDAFLIVLGNSVHPVRSWRSGSAPRVAAANSLARAVPVRPHRGRTSWFSGMASATTATLTLPHVPGAAHLECALWWDTEPGADTAALEASADGGTTWRPVPFTTDGSTDHPTGTAGGWSGRVWHTVSAPLPVTDTLLRWRYTTDQRYVGRGVYVDGLRLLDGAGRPVFDEARPADGARIEANGWSRSAD; from the coding sequence ATGACGGAGGAGTCCAGGACGGGCCGGGGCCCGAGCCGCCGGGCGTTCGGCGGCGGCGTCCTCGCCCTGGGAGGTGCGCTGATGATCGGTTCGATTCCGGGGGCCGCGGCGGCACAGGAACCGGAGCCGGGGAGCCGCGTGGATGCCCGGGGCGGCGGCGCCGGCGCGGGCGCCCGCGGGACGACCCTGCGGCGCGGGTCCGCCGCGCGGGCGGGGCTCCTGCCGGAGCACCTGGACCGACTGGTCACGGACGCCGAGTCCTTCCTCGGCCCCTCCCCCGCGCACCCCTGGTACGCGGGCGCCGTGCTGCTCGCCGGGCGGGGCGGGACGGTGGCTCTGCACCGGCCGATCGGCATGGCCGTGCGGTACGCGGCGTACGACGAGAAGACCGACACCGGCGTGGAGCTGCCGCCGCACGAGCAGGTCCCGATGGCCGAGGACACCGTCTTCGACCTGGCGTCGGTATCGAAGCTGTTCACCTCGATCCTCGCCGTGCAGCAGATCGAGCGCGGGGCGCTGGAGCTGGAGGAGAGGGTCACCGCGTACCTGCCGGAGTTCGGCGGCGGCGGGAAGCAGGACGTGACGGTCCGTCAGCTGCTCACCCACACCTCGGGGTTCCGCGCGTGGATCCCGCTGTACAAGGAGCCGACACGGGAGGGGAAGCTGCGGCTGATCTGGGACGAGGCCCTGGCGAACCCGCCGGGGTCGAGGTACCTGTACTCGGATCTGAATCTGATCACGCTTCAGCTGATCCTGGAGGAGATCACCGGTCTCGGTCTGGATGTCCTGCTCCACGACGAGATCACCGCTCCGCTCGGGATGCACCGCACTCGTTTCAATCCACCGCTCTCCTGGCGGCCGGGGATCGCCGCCACCGAGGACGCCCGCCCGCCGTGGTCCGGCCTGGACCGGGGCATGGTGCGGGGCGAGGTCCACGACGAGAACGCCCACAGCCTGGGCGGCGTCGCGGGCCACGCCGGGATCTTCTCCCGCGCCTGGGACCTCGCGATCCTCGCCCGCACCCTGCTCAACGGCGGGGCGTACGGCCGGGCCCGCATCCTCTCCCCCGCCTCGGTGGAGCTGATGTTCACCGACTTCAACACCGCCTTCCCGGGCGACGAGCACGGGCTCGGCTTCGAGCTGTACCAGCACTGGTACATGGGCGCGATGGCCACGCCCCGGACGGCCGGACACACCGGGTTCACCGGCACCAGCCTGGTCCTCGACCCGACCACCGACGCGTTCCTGATCGTCCTCGGCAACTCCGTCCACCCGGTGCGCTCCTGGCGCTCGGGATCGGCTCCCCGCGTCGCCGCGGCGAACAGCCTGGCCCGCGCCGTCCCCGTCCGCCCCCACCGGGGCCGTACGTCCTGGTTCTCCGGCATGGCGAGCGCCACGACCGCCACCCTGACGCTCCCTCATGTGCCGGGAGCCGCACACCTGGAGTGCGCGCTGTGGTGGGACACCGAGCCGGGCGCCGACACGGCCGCCCTGGAGGCCTCGGCCGACGGCGGCACGACCTGGCGGCCGGTGCCCTTCACCACCGACGGGAGCACCGACCACCCGACGGGCACGGCGGGCGGCTGGTCCGGCCGCGTCTGGCACACCGTGTCCGCCCCGCTGCCCGTGACGGACACCCTCCTGCGCTGGCGGTACACGACGGACCAGCGGTACGTGGGACGGGGCGTGTACGTGGACGGGCTGCGACTCCTCGACGGAGCGGGACGCCCGGTGTTCGACGAGGCGCGGCCGGCGGACGGGGCGCGGATCGAGGCGAACGGCTGGAGCAGGTCGGCCGATTGA
- a CDS encoding nitronate monooxygenase family protein codes for MKTELSRTLGIEHAIFGFTPFPAVAAALTRAGGFGVLGAVRYTAPDDLARDLDWMQEHTDGLPYGLDVVMPAKKVEGVSEAEVEAMIPEEHRAFVRATLAKHGVPELAEGEASGWRITGWMEQVARNQLDVAFDYPIKLLANALGSPPPDVVARAHDHGVLVAALAGSARHARHHADAGIDVVVAQGYEAGGHTGEIASMVLTPEVVDAVSPLPVLAAGGIGSGEQIAAGLALGAQGVWLGSIWLTTTEAELHSRALTAKLLAAGSGDTVRSRALTGKPARQLRTEWTDAWDDPAGPGPLPMPLQGLLVAEAVSRIQRYEVEPLLGTPVGQIVGRMNAERSVQQVVDELTRGFEKAVDRISRIAGRSEA; via the coding sequence ATGAAGACGGAGCTGAGTCGCACCCTGGGGATCGAGCACGCCATCTTCGGCTTCACGCCCTTCCCCGCGGTGGCCGCCGCACTGACCAGAGCAGGCGGGTTCGGCGTCCTCGGCGCGGTCCGCTACACCGCCCCCGACGACCTCGCCCGCGACCTCGACTGGATGCAGGAACACACCGACGGCCTGCCCTACGGTCTCGACGTCGTGATGCCGGCCAAGAAGGTCGAAGGGGTCAGTGAGGCCGAGGTCGAGGCCATGATCCCGGAGGAGCACCGGGCGTTCGTCCGCGCCACGCTCGCCAAGCACGGAGTGCCCGAACTCGCCGAGGGCGAGGCCTCCGGCTGGCGCATCACCGGCTGGATGGAGCAGGTCGCCCGCAACCAGCTCGACGTGGCCTTCGACTACCCGATCAAACTCCTCGCCAACGCCCTCGGCTCCCCGCCCCCCGACGTCGTCGCCCGCGCCCACGACCACGGCGTCCTCGTCGCCGCCCTCGCCGGAAGCGCCCGGCACGCCCGGCACCACGCCGACGCCGGGATCGACGTCGTCGTCGCCCAGGGCTACGAGGCCGGAGGCCACACCGGAGAGATCGCCTCCATGGTGCTCACCCCCGAGGTCGTCGACGCCGTGTCCCCGCTGCCCGTGCTCGCCGCCGGCGGTATCGGCAGCGGCGAGCAGATCGCCGCCGGACTCGCCCTCGGCGCCCAGGGCGTCTGGCTCGGCTCGATCTGGCTCACCACCACCGAGGCCGAACTGCACTCCCGCGCCCTCACCGCCAAACTCCTCGCCGCCGGTTCCGGCGACACCGTCCGCTCCCGCGCCCTGACCGGCAAACCCGCCCGTCAGCTCCGCACCGAGTGGACCGACGCCTGGGACGACCCGGCGGGACCCGGCCCGCTCCCCATGCCGCTCCAGGGGCTCCTTGTCGCCGAGGCCGTCTCCCGTATCCAGCGGTACGAGGTCGAACCGCTCCTCGGCACCCCCGTCGGGCAGATCGTCGGCCGGATGAACGCGGAGCGCAGCGTCCAGCAGGTCGTGGACGAGCTCACCCGCGGCTTCGAGAAGGCCGTCGACCGCATCAGCCGCATCGCCGGACGGAGCGAGGCATGA
- a CDS encoding acyl-CoA synthetase, producing MSRSATATGFWAQATADPGRTVLIAPDGEEWTAGRLHAEANRLVHGLRAAGLERGDAFAVVLPNGPEFFTAHLAASQAGFYLVPVNHHFVGPEIAWIVADSGAKVLVAHERFAEAVTLAADEAGLPATHRYAVGTIPGFRPYGELLEGHDASPPADRTLGWVMNYTSGTTGRPRGIRRPLPGKLPEETHLGGFLGIFGIRPADGNVHLVCSPLYHTAVLQFAAAALHIGHPLVLMDRWTPEEMLRLIDRYDCTHTHMVPTQFHRLLSLPEEVRNRYDVSSMRHAIHGAAPCPEHVKRAMIDWWGRCVEEYYAASEGGGAFATAEEWLKKPGTVGRAWPISELAVFDDDGVRLPPGELGTVYLKMNTGGFQYHKDEAKTAKNRIGDFFTVGDLGVLDEDGYLFLRDRKIDMIISGGVNIYPAEIEASLLAHPAVADAAAFGIPHADWGEEVKAVVEAAAGYEPGAALAEEILAHCAEHLAGFKRPKSVDFVPAMPRDPNGKLYKRRLRDPYWEGHDRPL from the coding sequence ATGAGCCGGTCAGCCACAGCCACCGGATTCTGGGCACAGGCCACCGCCGACCCCGGCCGTACGGTCCTGATCGCACCCGACGGCGAGGAGTGGACCGCCGGACGGCTGCACGCGGAGGCGAACCGCCTCGTCCACGGCCTGCGCGCCGCCGGCCTCGAACGCGGTGACGCCTTCGCCGTCGTCCTCCCCAACGGCCCCGAGTTCTTCACGGCCCATCTGGCCGCCTCCCAGGCCGGGTTCTATCTCGTCCCGGTCAACCACCACTTCGTCGGCCCCGAGATCGCCTGGATCGTCGCCGACTCCGGCGCCAAGGTCCTCGTCGCCCACGAGCGGTTCGCCGAGGCCGTGACCCTCGCCGCCGACGAGGCCGGGCTCCCCGCCACCCACCGGTACGCCGTCGGTACGATCCCCGGCTTCCGCCCGTACGGCGAACTCCTCGAAGGGCACGACGCGAGCCCGCCCGCCGACCGCACCCTCGGCTGGGTCATGAACTACACCTCCGGCACCACCGGACGGCCCCGGGGCATCCGCCGTCCGCTCCCCGGAAAGCTCCCCGAGGAGACCCATCTCGGCGGCTTCCTCGGCATCTTCGGCATCCGGCCGGCCGACGGGAACGTCCACCTCGTCTGCTCGCCGCTGTACCACACGGCCGTGCTCCAGTTCGCCGCCGCGGCCCTGCACATCGGGCATCCACTGGTCCTGATGGACCGATGGACGCCGGAGGAGATGCTCCGCCTGATCGACCGGTACGACTGCACCCACACCCACATGGTCCCCACCCAGTTCCACCGCCTGCTCTCCCTGCCCGAGGAGGTACGGAACCGGTACGACGTCTCCTCGATGCGCCACGCCATCCACGGCGCCGCGCCGTGCCCCGAGCACGTCAAGCGGGCGATGATCGACTGGTGGGGCCGGTGCGTCGAGGAGTACTACGCCGCGAGCGAGGGCGGCGGCGCGTTCGCGACCGCCGAGGAGTGGCTGAAGAAGCCCGGGACGGTCGGCCGGGCCTGGCCGATCAGCGAACTCGCCGTCTTCGACGACGACGGGGTCCGGCTGCCGCCGGGTGAACTCGGCACCGTCTACCTGAAGATGAACACCGGCGGATTCCAGTACCACAAGGACGAGGCGAAGACCGCGAAGAACCGCATCGGTGACTTCTTCACCGTCGGGGACCTCGGCGTCCTCGACGAGGACGGCTATCTCTTCCTGCGCGACCGCAAGATCGACATGATCATCTCCGGCGGGGTCAACATCTACCCGGCCGAGATCGAGGCCTCCCTCCTCGCCCATCCCGCCGTCGCCGACGCCGCCGCCTTCGGCATCCCGCACGCCGACTGGGGCGAGGAGGTCAAGGCAGTTGTCGAGGCGGCCGCGGGGTACGAGCCCGGGGCGGCCCTCGCCGAGGAGATCCTGGCCCACTGTGCCGAACACCTCGCCGGCTTCAAGCGCCCGAAGTCGGTCGACTTCGTCCCGGCCATGCCCCGGGACCCCAACGGAAAGCTGTACAAGCGCCGCCTGCGCGACCCGTACTGGGAGGGCCACGACCGCCCGCTCTAG
- a CDS encoding GNAT family N-acetyltransferase, with protein MAGRDPFVLDDPVGESLRGSHAHLARRVGRAATYLPDVSTFAAVSTDPDPARWADLTELLGRGEFADMFSCPVLPPSDWEPVFVLEGRQMIRPGDGAAGAQGDDADDRVVELGADSVPEMLDLVERTRPGPFWSRTPELGTYLGVREKGTLVAMAGERLRPPGWTEISAVCTAPEARGQGHAARLVGALAARIEARGEGAFLHVAETNTGAIALYEKLGFVTRKHVTFRGFRTP; from the coding sequence ATGGCGGGCCGCGATCCCTTCGTACTGGACGACCCCGTGGGTGAGTCCCTCCGGGGCAGCCATGCCCACCTCGCCCGCCGCGTGGGCCGGGCCGCCACCTATCTGCCGGACGTCTCGACCTTCGCCGCCGTGTCCACCGACCCGGACCCGGCGAGGTGGGCCGACCTCACCGAACTCCTCGGCCGGGGCGAGTTCGCCGACATGTTCAGCTGCCCGGTTCTCCCGCCGTCGGACTGGGAGCCCGTCTTCGTCCTGGAGGGCCGTCAGATGATCCGGCCCGGCGACGGCGCCGCCGGGGCTCAGGGAGACGACGCGGACGACCGCGTGGTCGAACTGGGTGCGGACAGCGTGCCCGAGATGCTGGACCTCGTCGAACGCACCCGGCCCGGTCCGTTCTGGTCCCGCACCCCCGAACTCGGCACCTACCTCGGTGTCCGCGAGAAGGGCACGCTGGTAGCCATGGCCGGCGAGCGGCTCCGGCCTCCTGGCTGGACCGAGATCAGCGCGGTCTGCACCGCGCCCGAGGCCCGCGGGCAGGGCCACGCCGCCCGCCTGGTCGGCGCGCTCGCGGCCCGTATCGAGGCGCGGGGCGAAGGAGCCTTCCTCCACGTGGCCGAAACGAACACCGGCGCGATCGCCCTCTACGAGAAGCTCGGCTTCGTGACGCGCAAGCACGTGACCTTCCGCGGTTTCCGCACCCCGTAG
- a CDS encoding nitroreductase/quinone reductase family protein → MPDFNQQVIEEFRANGGRVGGMFEGAALLLLTTTGARSGQAHTNPAVYMRDGARLLVFASNAGGPKHPAWFHNLSADPYVTVELGTPEGTVERFGATAVVTEGEERDRLYAEQADRDPGFAAYQAATDRTIPVVALHRVDLGDPARHRAIADHLIKVHAELRAELAALREGLGSAAEEATDAAGSAEDASGPAGSTDAAEDASDPAGSTDATGAVVRDTPTLGRRLARHCLTFCGALHAHHHNEDSAFDLLEREFPELSDSLDRMREEHKVVARTVEELEALLASGAAPATLRTEVDRLATRLEEHFTYEEAQLVPALTRSRAVPGVS, encoded by the coding sequence ATGCCCGATTTCAACCAGCAGGTCATCGAGGAGTTCCGGGCCAACGGCGGCCGGGTGGGCGGGATGTTCGAGGGCGCGGCCCTGCTCCTGCTCACCACGACGGGCGCCCGCAGCGGGCAGGCACACACCAACCCCGCCGTCTACATGCGCGACGGGGCACGGCTTCTCGTCTTCGCGTCGAACGCCGGCGGCCCGAAGCACCCGGCCTGGTTCCACAACCTCAGCGCCGACCCGTACGTGACCGTCGAGCTGGGCACCCCGGAGGGGACCGTCGAGCGCTTCGGGGCGACGGCGGTGGTGACGGAGGGCGAGGAGCGGGACCGGTTGTACGCGGAACAGGCGGACCGCGACCCGGGGTTCGCCGCCTACCAGGCAGCCACGGACAGGACCATCCCGGTCGTCGCCCTGCACCGCGTCGACCTCGGGGACCCGGCGCGACACCGGGCGATCGCCGACCACCTGATCAAGGTCCACGCCGAACTGCGCGCCGAACTGGCGGCGTTACGCGAGGGACTGGGGTCCGCGGCGGAGGAGGCGACGGATGCGGCGGGCTCGGCGGAGGACGCCTCGGGCCCGGCGGGCTCGACGGACGCGGCGGAGGACGCCTCGGACCCGGCGGGCTCGACGGACGCGACAGGTGCAGTGGTACGGGACACCCCGACCCTCGGCCGCCGGCTCGCCCGCCACTGCCTGACCTTCTGCGGGGCGCTGCACGCCCATCACCACAACGAGGACAGCGCCTTCGACCTCCTGGAGCGCGAGTTCCCGGAGCTGTCCGACTCGCTGGACCGGATGCGCGAGGAGCACAAGGTGGTCGCGCGTACGGTGGAGGAGCTGGAGGCGCTCCTCGCCTCGGGAGCGGCACCGGCGACCCTCCGCACCGAGGTGGACCGGCTGGCGACCCGACTGGAGGAGCACTTCACGTACGAGGAGGCGCAGTTGGTCCCGGCGCTCACTCGCTCCCGGGCCGTGCCCGGAGTTTCGTAG
- a CDS encoding MarR family winged helix-turn-helix transcriptional regulator, which produces MPRMVSRAKRIRIPDELQTLTLAPRHLSLLAYLLFDGSLSVNELAARLEVAPTTVSLMVGDLAKKGVLERAEDPADRRRKIVSIAPAHAAAIDGWLGRSADAWRSALAPLDAAQRRMFLETLTAYERGLSDPLE; this is translated from the coding sequence ATGCCGCGGATGGTCTCGCGGGCGAAGCGCATCAGGATTCCCGACGAGCTGCAGACGCTCACGCTCGCGCCCCGCCATCTCTCCCTGCTCGCCTATCTCCTGTTCGACGGGTCTCTGAGCGTCAACGAGCTCGCCGCCCGCCTGGAGGTCGCCCCGACGACCGTGAGTCTCATGGTGGGGGACCTGGCGAAGAAGGGCGTACTGGAACGGGCCGAGGACCCCGCCGACCGCAGGCGGAAGATCGTCTCCATCGCGCCGGCGCACGCCGCCGCCATCGACGGCTGGCTCGGTCGCAGCGCCGATGCCTGGCGCTCCGCCCTCGCCCCGCTCGACGCGGCGCAGCGGCGGATGTTCCTCGAGACCCTCACCGCGTACGAGCGCGGCCTCAGTGACCCCTTGGAATGA
- a CDS encoding ionic transporter y4hA translates to MSSSTASLTRQWTTWGPVVAALVLVAAWGRDLPGFAVGVIALCLLAAVLAAVHHAEVIAHRVGEPYGSLVLAVAVTVIEVGLIVTLMVGGGEKTSTYARDTVFAAVMITCNGIVGLSLLVAALRNRVAVFNAEGSGGALATVCTLATMTLVLPTFTTSHPGPEFSSAQLGFAAVASLCLYAVFVGVQTVRHRDYFLPVPRPGQDSADEHADPPTRRDAWTSLGLLVVALVAVVGNAKLISPTIEDGVQSAGLPKAVVGVVIALMVLLPETLAAVRAARRDRVQTSLNLAYGSAIASIGLTIPAIALASIWLSGPLVLGLGPLHMVLLVLTGVVSALTVVPGRATLLQGGVHLAIFAAFVFLSFSP, encoded by the coding sequence ATGAGTTCGAGCACGGCGTCATTGACACGGCAGTGGACAACCTGGGGGCCGGTGGTGGCGGCGCTTGTGCTTGTCGCGGCCTGGGGGCGTGACCTGCCGGGCTTCGCCGTCGGGGTCATCGCGCTCTGCCTGCTCGCCGCCGTCCTCGCCGCGGTCCACCACGCCGAGGTCATCGCCCACCGGGTGGGCGAACCCTATGGCTCGCTCGTCCTCGCCGTGGCCGTCACCGTCATCGAGGTCGGACTCATCGTCACACTGATGGTGGGAGGCGGCGAGAAGACCTCGACCTACGCGCGTGACACCGTCTTCGCCGCCGTCATGATCACCTGTAACGGCATCGTCGGCCTCTCCCTCCTCGTCGCCGCGCTCCGCAACCGGGTCGCGGTCTTCAACGCCGAGGGCTCCGGTGGTGCGCTCGCCACGGTCTGCACCCTGGCCACGATGACGCTGGTCCTGCCGACCTTCACCACCAGCCACCCGGGCCCCGAGTTCTCCTCCGCCCAGCTCGGCTTCGCGGCCGTCGCCTCCCTCTGTCTGTACGCGGTGTTCGTCGGCGTCCAGACCGTACGGCACCGGGACTACTTCCTCCCCGTGCCGCGTCCCGGCCAGGACTCGGCGGACGAACACGCGGACCCGCCCACCCGGCGCGACGCCTGGACCAGCCTCGGCCTCCTCGTCGTCGCGCTCGTCGCCGTCGTCGGCAACGCCAAGCTGATCTCACCGACCATCGAGGACGGAGTCCAGTCGGCGGGCCTCCCCAAGGCGGTCGTCGGTGTCGTCATCGCCCTGATGGTGCTGCTGCCCGAGACCCTCGCCGCCGTCCGCGCGGCCCGCAGGGACCGCGTCCAGACCAGCCTCAACCTCGCGTACGGCTCCGCCATCGCCAGCATCGGCCTGACGATCCCGGCGATCGCGCTCGCCTCGATCTGGCTGTCCGGGCCCCTGGTGCTCGGCCTGGGCCCGCTCCACATGGTCCTGCTCGTCCTCACCGGGGTGGTGAGCGCCCTGACCGTGGTGCCCGGACGGGCCACGCTCCTCCAGGGCGGCGTCCATCTCGCGATCTTCGCCGCCTTCGTCTTCCTGTCGTTCAGCCCCTGA
- a CDS encoding fatty acyl-CoA synthetase has translation MDRLLSRAVDGVLRMSAQRVPDRIALRYADRTWTYAELDAAVSTAAAVLREPHHGLGLPETARVATYGHNSDAYLIAFLACSRAGLIHVPVNHHLTGEDLTYLLEQSETSLVLADPALAERVPDGFPVKALRDAPGSLLDALAEPEAYDTDRDAREFVQLLYTSGTTALPKGATMTHRALVHEYASAIEALDLHEDDRPVHALPLYHSAQMHVFLLPYLAVGAENTIVDGPDPAVLFDLIEAGRADSLFAPPTVWIGLANHPDFASRDLSALRKAYYGASIMPVPVLEGLRARLPGLRFYNCFGQSEIGPLATVLGPDEHEGRMDSCGRPVRHVEARVVDEDGKEVPDGTPGEIVYRSPQLCDGYWRKPEETEAAFRGGWFRSGDLAVRDAEGYLTIVDRVKDVINSGGVLVASRQVEDALYTHPGVAEVAVIGLPDDRWIEAVTAVVVPRGEVTESELLTHAREHLAPFKAPKRIHFLPELPRNASGKILKRDLRDRYADGQAGLRQ, from the coding sequence ATGGATCGACTCCTCAGCCGCGCCGTCGACGGTGTCCTGCGCATGAGCGCCCAGCGCGTCCCCGACCGGATCGCCCTCCGCTACGCCGACCGGACCTGGACGTACGCCGAGCTGGACGCGGCCGTCTCCACCGCCGCGGCCGTCCTGCGGGAGCCGCACCACGGCCTCGGCCTGCCCGAGACCGCCCGGGTCGCGACCTACGGCCACAACTCGGACGCCTACCTCATCGCGTTCCTCGCCTGCTCCCGGGCGGGCCTGATCCATGTGCCGGTCAACCACCACCTGACCGGCGAGGACCTCACGTACCTCCTCGAACAGTCCGAGACCTCCCTGGTGCTCGCCGACCCCGCCCTCGCGGAGCGCGTACCGGACGGATTCCCGGTCAAGGCGCTGCGGGACGCGCCCGGTTCACTCCTCGACGCGCTCGCGGAGCCGGAGGCGTACGACACCGACCGTGACGCCCGGGAGTTCGTCCAGCTGCTCTACACCTCGGGGACCACCGCGCTGCCCAAGGGCGCGACGATGACCCACCGGGCCCTCGTCCACGAGTACGCGAGCGCGATCGAGGCGCTCGACCTCCACGAGGACGACCGGCCGGTGCACGCGCTGCCGCTCTACCACTCGGCCCAGATGCATGTCTTCCTGCTGCCCTATCTCGCCGTCGGCGCCGAGAACACGATCGTCGACGGACCCGACCCGGCCGTCCTCTTCGATCTGATCGAGGCGGGCCGCGCCGACAGCCTCTTCGCCCCGCCGACGGTGTGGATCGGCCTCGCCAACCACCCCGACTTCGCGAGCCGCGACCTGTCGGCCCTGCGCAAGGCCTACTACGGGGCCTCGATCATGCCCGTACCGGTCCTCGAAGGGCTGCGCGCACGGCTGCCCGGACTGCGCTTCTACAACTGCTTCGGCCAGTCCGAGATCGGCCCGCTCGCCACCGTCCTCGGCCCCGACGAGCACGAGGGCCGGATGGACTCCTGCGGCCGGCCCGTCCGCCACGTCGAGGCGCGGGTCGTCGACGAGGACGGCAAGGAGGTGCCCGACGGCACCCCCGGCGAGATCGTCTACCGCTCGCCGCAGCTGTGCGACGGGTACTGGCGCAAGCCCGAGGAGACCGAGGCGGCCTTCCGCGGCGGCTGGTTCCGCTCGGGAGACCTCGCCGTCCGCGACGCCGAGGGCTATCTCACCATCGTCGACCGGGTGAAGGACGTCATCAACTCCGGGGGCGTGCTGGTCGCTTCGCGCCAGGTGGAGGACGCGCTCTACACCCACCCCGGCGTCGCCGAGGTGGCCGTGATCGGCCTCCCCGACGACCGCTGGATCGAGGCGGTCACGGCGGTGGTCGTCCCCCGAGGCGAGGTCACCGAGAGCGAACTCCTCACCCACGCCCGGGAGCACCTCGCCCCCTTCAAGGCCCCGAAGCGCATCCACTTCCTCCCGGAACTGCCCCGCAACGCCAGCGGGAAGATCCTGAAGCGCGATCTCCGGGACCGGTACGCGGACGGTCAGGCGGGCTTGAGGCAGTAG
- a CDS encoding serine/threonine-protein kinase has protein sequence MGGPRLEPLQGDDPRRLGAYRLIGRIGSGGMGRVYLGRTVSGRLVAVKTLLADGVPEESDRRRFAREVALARRVTGAFTVSVMDADAQAPRPWMATEYIPAPSLGELVREAGPLPAPAVRWIAVGMAEALADLHRAGVVHRDVKPGNVLLPLSGPRLIDFGISHALDLTRTTLTLGTMAFTSPEQARGEASTVASDMYSMGATLLHLATSRSPYGPVNDAFRLLARVQRAEVDDLHLPAELRDLVLPLLALSPADRPTPAGLLAGFAKDPTGGRELLPTSWTDAIRAHQDFVAPRPDDAAPDVDSPGEPAAPHAPDAPDVPDSPHEAPTRTAPPRGPAPPPTPASTPTPPSGGGSTPEPARAGVPAGRRRWVRGAVAAAVALLLATGGYMVYRQAQFDGGGGQGVPVAGNCLANVRTGTETFSPSEPRKVDCAGRDARVVVLAAGVERACAVGTSVVERWAAQKLCVSPHVEAGDCLGAEQGDAGFVATGVLWTERACGDGTQLKVVEVVESPRDAFTDCGIEWSARTDSLPYTETVQRDYCLKPA, from the coding sequence ATGGGCGGGCCACGACTGGAGCCGTTACAGGGGGACGACCCGCGTCGGCTGGGCGCGTACCGGCTGATCGGCCGGATCGGTTCCGGCGGCATGGGGCGGGTCTATCTCGGTCGCACCGTCAGCGGTCGGCTGGTCGCGGTGAAGACGCTGCTCGCCGACGGCGTGCCCGAGGAGTCCGACCGTCGGCGCTTCGCCCGTGAGGTCGCCCTGGCCCGCCGCGTCACGGGCGCGTTCACGGTCTCCGTGATGGACGCGGACGCGCAGGCCCCCAGGCCGTGGATGGCCACCGAGTACATCCCCGCACCCTCGCTCGGCGAGCTCGTCCGGGAGGCGGGCCCGCTCCCCGCACCAGCCGTGCGCTGGATCGCCGTCGGCATGGCCGAGGCCCTCGCGGACCTCCATCGCGCGGGCGTCGTCCACCGCGACGTGAAACCCGGCAACGTACTGCTGCCGCTGTCCGGCCCCCGCCTCATCGACTTCGGCATCTCCCACGCCCTCGACCTGACCCGCACCACGCTGACCCTGGGCACGATGGCCTTCACCTCGCCGGAGCAGGCGCGTGGCGAGGCGTCGACGGTGGCGTCCGACATGTACTCCATGGGGGCGACACTGCTCCATCTGGCGACGTCCCGGTCCCCGTACGGGCCGGTGAACGACGCGTTCCGGCTGCTGGCCCGCGTCCAGCGCGCCGAGGTCGACGATCTCCACCTGCCGGCGGAGCTGCGGGACCTGGTCCTCCCTCTTCTCGCCCTGTCCCCGGCGGACCGACCGACGCCGGCGGGCCTGCTCGCCGGCTTCGCGAAGGACCCGACCGGTGGGAGGGAGCTGCTCCCCACGTCGTGGACGGACGCGATCCGGGCCCACCAGGACTTCGTGGCGCCGCGGCCGGACGACGCAGCGCCGGATGTCGACTCCCCGGGGGAACCGGCAGCACCTCACGCACCCGATGCGCCGGATGTGCCCGACTCGCCCCATGAGGCGCCCACCCGCACGGCACCACCCCGAGGCCCCGCTCCCCCGCCGACGCCCGCTTCCACCCCCACTCCCCCGTCGGGTGGTGGGTCGACGCCGGAGCCTGCGCGGGCGGGCGTCCCGGCCGGTCGGCGGCGGTGGGTCCGGGGAGCGGTCGCGGCTGCTGTCGCCCTGCTCCTGGCCACGGGTGGCTACATGGTCTATCGCCAGGCTCAGTTCGACGGTGGTGGCGGTCAGGGGGTCCCTGTCGCCGGGAACTGCCTCGCGAACGTCCGTACCGGCACCGAGACGTTCAGCCCCAGCGAGCCGCGCAAGGTCGACTGCGCGGGGCGCGACGCCCGGGTCGTCGTCCTGGCGGCAGGGGTGGAACGCGCCTGCGCCGTCGGCACGTCGGTGGTCGAGCGCTGGGCGGCGCAGAAGCTGTGCGTGTCCCCGCATGTCGAGGCCGGGGACTGTCTCGGCGCCGAACAGGGTGACGCGGGTTTCGTCGCCACCGGCGTGCTCTGGACGGAGCGGGCGTGCGGCGACGGGACACAGCTGAAGGTCGTCGAGGTCGTCGAGTCCCCCCGGGACGCGTTCACCGACTGCGGCATCGAGTGGAGCGCGCGGACCGACAGCCTCCCGTACACCGAGACGGTCCAGCGGGACTACTGCCTCAAGCCCGCCTGA